In Bacillota bacterium, a single genomic region encodes these proteins:
- the ychF gene encoding redox-regulated ATPase YchF, with protein sequence MKVGIIGLPKSGKTTVFNALTGLSAQTGTFGVQKANLAVIKVPDERVDYLSNIYKPKKTTYAEISFVDIPGPSDASGGALGGTQTIDLIKGVDALAVVVKAFTDPAAAANDANPLRDFQAIESELIVLDLIVLEKKIERMDKEHKKGIEYDLVKKCKSALDEEKPLRELNLDEAEIKSLSGFQLLTLKPALIVANTGEEESADLGELKDFASKRSIPVVEFCGAIEMEIAEMNPEEQSEFLEGLGIEESAKAKFIRAAYELSDLISFLTVGEDEVRAWTIRKGTLAPQAGGKIHTDIGRGFIRAEVVSFADFRQFGSMAKAKDAGKVRLEGKQYEVKDGDIINFRFNV encoded by the coding sequence ATGAAAGTAGGAATAATAGGTCTGCCAAAATCGGGAAAGACGACCGTCTTTAACGCCTTAACCGGCTTATCAGCCCAGACAGGAACTTTTGGCGTGCAAAAAGCAAACCTTGCGGTCATAAAGGTTCCCGATGAGCGAGTCGACTATTTATCTAATATTTACAAGCCAAAGAAAACTACCTATGCGGAGATATCGTTCGTAGATATCCCTGGGCCAAGCGATGCCTCAGGCGGGGCTCTTGGCGGCACGCAGACAATCGACTTAATTAAAGGTGTTGATGCCCTGGCAGTAGTTGTAAAGGCGTTTACTGACCCAGCAGCAGCCGCCAATGACGCTAACCCACTACGGGATTTTCAAGCTATAGAATCTGAACTTATTGTGCTTGACCTTATCGTGCTTGAGAAAAAAATTGAGCGCATGGATAAGGAGCACAAGAAGGGCATTGAGTATGACCTGGTTAAAAAATGTAAAAGCGCACTTGACGAGGAGAAACCGCTAAGAGAGCTCAACCTTGATGAAGCGGAGATAAAATCCTTAAGCGGATTCCAGCTTCTAACTCTAAAACCAGCCTTAATTGTTGCAAACACAGGCGAAGAAGAGAGCGCAGATCTGGGCGAGCTAAAAGATTTTGCTAGCAAGCGCAGCATCCCGGTCGTTGAATTCTGCGGTGCAATCGAGATGGAGATAGCCGAGATGAATCCCGAGGAGCAGTCTGAATTTCTCGAAGGGCTCGGGATTGAGGAATCAGCAAAAGCAAAATTTATCCGTGCTGCTTATGAACTATCCGACCTTATCTCATTTCTGACCGTTGGGGAAGATGAGGTAAGAGCCTGGACAATAAGGAAAGGCACACTTGCACCACAAGCAGGCGGCAAGATACACACCGATATCGGGCGGGGTTTTATTCGCGCTGAAGTTGTCTCTTTTGCGGACTTTCGCCAATTTGGCAGTATGGCCAAGGCAAAAGATGCGGGCAAGGTTCGGCTCGAGGGGAAACAGTACGAGGTAAAAGATGGCGATATAATCAACTTCAGATTCAACGT
- a CDS encoding zinc metalloprotease HtpX, whose translation MNNLRTWLLMGALTVLLVLAGKLIGGNGGMMFMLVFAIIMNFSGYWWSDKIAIMMTGSRPVSEKEAPELYLMVRNLSLRAGLPMPRLYITPSPQPNAFATGRNPQHAVVAVTEGLMQMLSRDEIEGVLAHELAHVKNRDILIGSMAAMMAGAISAIANIAQWGLFFGRGDDDDNPFGIIGVIIAIVVMPIAAMLVQLAISRSREYGADETGARIAGHPQGLINALLKLERGAQAIPMDVSPATSHMFIVNPLSGRSFAALFSTHPPIAERVARLKKI comes from the coding sequence TTGAACAATTTACGAACCTGGCTTCTTATGGGGGCGCTTACGGTTCTATTGGTTTTAGCCGGCAAGCTCATTGGCGGCAATGGCGGCATGATGTTCATGCTTGTCTTTGCCATAATCATGAACTTTTCTGGCTACTGGTGGAGTGACAAAATCGCTATCATGATGACTGGCTCAAGGCCTGTTAGCGAGAAAGAAGCCCCCGAGCTTTACTTAATGGTCAGGAATCTCTCGCTTCGCGCAGGCTTGCCGATGCCGCGCCTCTACATAACGCCATCGCCTCAGCCAAATGCATTTGCAACGGGGCGAAATCCTCAGCACGCTGTTGTGGCGGTAACCGAGGGCCTAATGCAGATGCTATCCAGAGATGAGATTGAGGGCGTGCTTGCGCATGAGCTTGCTCACGTAAAGAACAGAGATATCCTGATTGGCTCGATGGCCGCGATGATGGCTGGTGCGATAAGCGCTATTGCAAACATTGCCCAGTGGGGGCTCTTCTTTGGACGCGGCGATGATGACGATAACCCGTTTGGCATAATCGGCGTAATTATTGCTATCGTTGTCATGCCAATTGCCGCCATGCTGGTCCAGCTTGCGATATCACGTTCAAGGGAGTATGGAGCTGATGAAACTGGTGCCAGAATAGCAGGGCATCCTCAAGGTTTAATAAATGCACTTCTTAAACTAGAGCGCGGGGCGCAGGCGATTCCCATGGATGTGAGCCCGGCAACGTCACACATGTTTATCGTAAACCCGCTCTCAGGGCGGAGTTTCGCAGCTCTTTTCAGTACACATCCACCAATCGCCGAGCGTGTGGCCAGACTTAAAAAAATCTAA